Proteins found in one Fulvitalea axinellae genomic segment:
- a CDS encoding OmpA family protein translates to MIRRVEILKAWVVALTVFFVLPAKAQRRAVEKLGPAVNSPFDERYPCFSPDGSRLYFTRLYHPDNKGGGKDKGDVWYVELDEKGNPSPAKQLGGKVNNKSENQVLGFSPDGKKMYLAYKYGKNNGRSEGISVSKSKGRSWGAPSDLDFPTMKNDADQLNGSVSHDGKVMLLSMQSYGSYGAEDLYVSFFKNGKWSDPKNLGMTVNSGYQEMTPYLAADNKTLYFASNGHGGFGSYDIFKTERLDDSWTNWTKPQNLGEKVNSAGREYSYLIGPDGETAWYVSTTDSHGYGDIKRIKVQDIGPAPKQVAERAVLEANVEVPVKPEIVAVPTPVAVVETPEPATQPETPEVPAKPVRPVAEPAVPEGPKCNVLLRLRDETNGNDIAGAKVSVNGEVLTPTGSGAFLLSRETEGEIEVEAVADGYMVAHSSILVTKGKTERALALKPITVGSVVKLENVLFSRASDQFLKGSKEALNEVVRLMEENKDMVIEIGGHTDSNGTAKLKMKLSQDRADRVKRYLVEQGIEKRRVKAKGYGSNRPVASNKSEETRKLNRRVEFTILKK, encoded by the coding sequence ATGATAAGACGAGTTGAGATATTGAAGGCCTGGGTTGTGGCCTTGACCGTGTTTTTTGTGTTGCCAGCCAAAGCCCAGCGCAGGGCGGTGGAGAAGTTGGGGCCCGCCGTTAACAGCCCATTCGACGAGCGGTATCCGTGTTTTTCGCCGGACGGATCCCGATTGTATTTCACAAGACTTTATCACCCTGACAACAAGGGCGGGGGAAAAGACAAAGGTGATGTTTGGTATGTGGAGCTGGACGAAAAAGGAAACCCAAGCCCGGCGAAACAGCTCGGCGGGAAGGTGAACAACAAGTCCGAAAACCAGGTTTTGGGCTTTTCTCCTGACGGAAAAAAAATGTATCTGGCCTATAAATACGGCAAGAATAATGGCCGGTCGGAAGGGATTTCTGTTTCAAAATCCAAAGGAAGGTCATGGGGGGCGCCAAGCGATTTGGATTTTCCAACAATGAAAAACGACGCTGACCAACTGAACGGATCCGTTTCTCATGATGGAAAAGTGATGTTGTTGTCGATGCAGTCGTATGGAAGCTATGGTGCCGAAGACCTTTATGTTTCGTTCTTCAAAAACGGAAAGTGGAGCGATCCTAAAAACTTGGGTATGACGGTCAACTCGGGTTATCAGGAGATGACGCCGTATTTGGCCGCCGACAATAAAACGCTCTATTTCGCCAGCAATGGACATGGTGGTTTCGGGAGTTACGATATCTTCAAAACGGAAAGGCTTGACGATTCTTGGACTAATTGGACCAAGCCTCAAAACCTTGGAGAGAAAGTAAATTCTGCCGGACGTGAGTACTCATATCTCATTGGTCCTGACGGAGAGACGGCCTGGTATGTGTCAACTACTGATAGCCACGGTTACGGCGATATTAAGCGGATCAAAGTTCAAGATATTGGCCCAGCACCTAAGCAAGTGGCTGAGCGAGCTGTTTTGGAAGCCAATGTAGAAGTTCCTGTCAAACCGGAAATTGTGGCGGTTCCGACACCTGTCGCTGTTGTGGAAACACCAGAACCTGCTACCCAACCAGAGACGCCGGAAGTGCCTGCCAAACCTGTTCGGCCTGTAGCGGAACCTGCGGTGCCAGAAGGTCCGAAATGCAATGTCCTCTTGCGCTTGCGTGACGAAACCAACGGAAACGACATTGCCGGAGCAAAAGTTAGCGTTAACGGTGAAGTTTTGACGCCGACCGGAAGCGGAGCATTTTTGCTTTCTCGTGAGACAGAAGGCGAAATCGAGGTTGAAGCTGTGGCTGACGGTTATATGGTGGCTCATTCTTCCATTCTTGTAACCAAGGGGAAAACGGAAAGGGCACTTGCGCTGAAGCCGATCACGGTGGGTTCTGTGGTTAAGCTTGAGAATGTATTGTTCTCTCGCGCTTCGGATCAATTTCTCAAAGGTTCGAAAGAGGCGTTGAATGAAGTCGTAAGGCTGATGGAGGAAAACAAGGATATGGTCATCGAGATAGGCGGGCATACTGACAGTAACGGTACGGCGAAATTGAAGATGAAACTCTCGCAAGACCGCGCCGACAGGGTAAAGCGATACTTGGTGGAGCAAGGAATAGAAAAGAGACGCGTTAAAGCGAAAGGCTACGGAAGTAACCGTCCTGTTGCATCGAACAAATCCGAAGAAACCAGAAAACTAAACCGTAGGGTTGAGTTTACTATTCTGAAGAAATAG